In Notolabrus celidotus isolate fNotCel1 chromosome 10, fNotCel1.pri, whole genome shotgun sequence, one DNA window encodes the following:
- the zgc:101559 gene encoding ras-related protein Rab-33B isoform X2 produces the protein MAIENKPGDEFDTIFSQSDSLELSSHHEYDTAQTRIFKIIVIGDSNVGKTCLTYRFCGGTFLKNPEATIGVDFRERTLVLDGENIKIWDTAGQERFRKSMVEHYYRSVHAVIFVYDVTSLSSFESIPEWIEECKRHCVGPLVPRIMVGNKCDLRDRREVPTSAAQCLADSYNFPLFETSAKEPTEKEHVDAIFLTLAYRLKSHKPLRLKQPSENRQMWNQGEQESGICQC, from the exons ATGGCAATAGAAAACAAACCTGGGGACGAATTTGATACCATTTTCAGTCAAAGCGACTCCTTAGAGCTCTCTTCACATCACGAATATGACACAGCACAGACTCGGATATTCAAGATAATAGTCATAGGTGATTCAAATGTTGGAAAGACGTGTTTGACTTATAGATTCTGCGGTGGGACTTTCCTGAAAAACCCAGAGGCAACGATCGGGGTCGATTTCAGAGAGAGGACGCTGGTGCTCGATGGGGAGAATATCAAG ATCTGGGACACAGCAGGTCAGGAGCGTTTCAGGAAGAGCATGGTGGAGCACTACTACCGCAGCGTCCATGCCGTCATCTTCGTGTACGACGTGACAAGCCTCTCCTCCTTCGAGAGCATCCCTGAGTGGATCGAGGAGTGCAAACGACACTGTGTGGGACCCCTGGTGCCGCGCATCATGGTAGGCAACAAGTGTGACCTGAGGGACCGCCGGGAGGTCCCTACATCTGCTGCACAGTGTCTCGCTGACAGCTACAACTTCCCACTGTTTGAGACTTCAGCAAAGGAACCTACCGAGAAGGAACATGTAGACGCCATCTTTCTGACTTTGGCCTACAGACTGAAAAGCCACAAACCTTTGAGACTGAAGCAGCCAAGTGAAAACAGGCAGATGTGGAACCAGGGGGAGCAGGAGTCTGGGATTTGTCAGTGCTGA
- the zgc:101559 gene encoding ras-related protein Rab-33B isoform X1, with translation MAIENKPGDEFDTIFSQSDSLELSSHHEYDTAQTRIFKIIVIGDSNVGKTCLTYRFCGGTFLKNPEATIGVDFRERTLVLDGENIKLQIWDTAGQERFRKSMVEHYYRSVHAVIFVYDVTSLSSFESIPEWIEECKRHCVGPLVPRIMVGNKCDLRDRREVPTSAAQCLADSYNFPLFETSAKEPTEKEHVDAIFLTLAYRLKSHKPLRLKQPSENRQMWNQGEQESGICQC, from the exons ATGGCAATAGAAAACAAACCTGGGGACGAATTTGATACCATTTTCAGTCAAAGCGACTCCTTAGAGCTCTCTTCACATCACGAATATGACACAGCACAGACTCGGATATTCAAGATAATAGTCATAGGTGATTCAAATGTTGGAAAGACGTGTTTGACTTATAGATTCTGCGGTGGGACTTTCCTGAAAAACCCAGAGGCAACGATCGGGGTCGATTTCAGAGAGAGGACGCTGGTGCTCGATGGGGAGAATATCAAG TTGCAGATCTGGGACACAGCAGGTCAGGAGCGTTTCAGGAAGAGCATGGTGGAGCACTACTACCGCAGCGTCCATGCCGTCATCTTCGTGTACGACGTGACAAGCCTCTCCTCCTTCGAGAGCATCCCTGAGTGGATCGAGGAGTGCAAACGACACTGTGTGGGACCCCTGGTGCCGCGCATCATGGTAGGCAACAAGTGTGACCTGAGGGACCGCCGGGAGGTCCCTACATCTGCTGCACAGTGTCTCGCTGACAGCTACAACTTCCCACTGTTTGAGACTTCAGCAAAGGAACCTACCGAGAAGGAACATGTAGACGCCATCTTTCTGACTTTGGCCTACAGACTGAAAAGCCACAAACCTTTGAGACTGAAGCAGCCAAGTGAAAACAGGCAGATGTGGAACCAGGGGGAGCAGGAGTCTGGGATTTGTCAGTGCTGA
- the kbtbd7 gene encoding kelch repeat and BTB domain-containing protein 7 translates to MASVLSCFSGPEVLEDTNHAPGLMQELKLMYDCRLLGDVTIGVECEEENTEASTRRDIDQLFLCSRNVLAAASPYFKSMFTGGLNESMQESVVIRGVDAESMSVIIDYCYTGRVTITENNVQKLYAASNMLQLEYIRKACSSFMTRRLDLSNCVGVLTFADTYDNPELKENALNFIARNFSQVCNGGDLCELDLVQLKELLSLNILDVDCERKVCSAALQWIEVNAPQKREDAIQALKCVRWNLFTEKDKCYLESLMARPLIEKYLSSFFDRSAEDSCGVSAGLDPPKHRIGVNAKEMILFFGLPNDNIMCCDPYSEDLYFMAPPLKDLSSQDYKRSTMESLIACATPENNLYLASHLSQHFWLYNPVLNSWQELAERPLGRIHSGMGYLNGHVYLLGGRNPVTDTRLKEVECYSVQRNQWTFVAPLPHSLGKMQVVALNDQLYVVNKRRMLCYDPKRNRWRHCGSLRRDKLHKACVFQDQIVCVCDIPVVKAYSPAKGEWKRLGDIPIDSHALNYQVIQHNSKLLLLTQTLLQHNKNRVLIHEYDQARDTWKNIMAVYVSTLGPVCVSTRVYPACLGSAHSFSTEEDDDSGSSADWDFDGLTDPDSDSGSSSSFSDENW, encoded by the coding sequence ATGGCTTCAGTCCTGAGCTGCTTCAGTGGCCCCGAGGTGTTGGAGGACACGAATCACGCTCCGGGTTTAATGCAAGAATTAAAGTTGATGTATGACTGTCGGCTGCTCGGGGATGTTACTATCGGAGTTGAGTGTGAAGAGGAGAACACAGAAGCGTCCACCAGACGTGACATCGACCAGCTTTTCCTGTGCAGCCGCAACGTCCTCGCAGCTGCAAGCCCATACTTCAAAAGTATGTTCACCGGGGGGTTAAACGAGAGCATGCAGGAGAGCGTGGTGATCCGGGGGGTGGATGCTGAATCCATGTCCGTCATCATCGACTACTGCTACACAGGCAGGGTCACCATCACGGAGAACAACGTGCAGAAGCTGTACGCAGCGTCCAAcatgctgcagctcgagtacatCAGGAAAGCTTGCTCCAGTTTCATGACAAGGAGGCTTGACCTGTCCAACTGTGTGGGGGTCCTAACGTTTGCAGACACCTATGACAACCCTGAGTTAAAGGAGAATGCACTAAATTTCATTGCCAGGAACTTCAGCCAGGTGTGCAATGGAGGAGATCTGTGTGAGCTGGATCTGGTGCAGTTAAAGGAGCTGTTGTCTCTGAACATTCTGGATGTGGACTGTGAGAGGAAAGTGTGCTCAGCTGCTTTGCAATGGATAGAGGTCAATGCACCGCAGAAAAGGGAGGATGCAATACAGGCGTTGAAGTGTGTGCGCTGGAACTTGTTTACAGAGAAGGACAAGTGTTACCTGGAGAGCCTCATGGCGAGGCCTTTGATAGAGAAATACCTGTCCTCTTTCTTTGACAGGTCTGCAGAGGACAGCTGTGGCGTGTCTGCCGGTCTTGACCCACCAAAGCACAGGATAGGTGTAAACGCTAAAGAAATGATTCTCTTCTTTGGCCTACCGAACGACAACATAATGTGCTGTGACCCTTACTCAGAGGATCTGTATTTCATGGCTCCTCCTTTAAAGGATCTCAGCAGTCAGGATTACAAACGTTCCACCATGGAGTCTCTAATCGCCTGTGCCACTCCTGAAAACAACTTGTACCTCGCCTCCCACCTCTCTCAACACTTCTGGCTGTACAACCCTGTGCTCAACAGCTGGCAGGAGCTGGCGGAGAGGCCTCTGGGGAGGATACACTCTGGGATGGGCTACCTTAATGGCCATGTGTACCTCCTTGGTGGAAGAAATCCAGTGACAGACACAAGGCTGAAGGAGGTGGAGTGTTACAGCGTGCAGAGGAACCAGTGGACGTTTGtggctcctcttcctcattcttTGGGTAAAATGCAGGTGGTGGCACTAAATGATCAACTGTATGTAGTGAACAAGAGGAGAATGCTGTGCTACGATCCCAAGAGGAACCGCTGGCGGCACTGTGGCTCACTGAGGAGAGACAAGCTTCACAAGGCCTGCGTCTTTCAGGACCagatcgtgtgtgtgtgcgacatACCTGTAGTGAAAGCATACAGCCCCGCCAAGGGGGAATGGAAGAGGCTGGGCGACATTCCCATCGACAGCCATGCTTTGAATTACCAGGTGATCCAGCACAACAGCAAGCTGCTCCTCCTGACTCAGACTCTGctgcaacacaacaaaaacagagtcCTTATCCACGAGTATGACCAAGCTAGAGACACATGGAAGAACATCATGGCAGTGTACGTGTCCACTCTggggcctgtgtgtgtttcaacacGCGTGTACCCAGCATGCCTTGGCTCTGCTCACAGCTTCTCCACAGAGGAGGATGACGACAGCGGCTCCAGTGCAGACTGGGACTTTGATGGGTTAACAGACCCGGACTCGGACTCTGGTAGCTCAAGCTCATTCTCAGATGAGAACTGGTAG
- the wu:fc50b12 gene encoding uncharacterized protein wu:fc50b12, with product MPNKAQEDAVINLKTLQEISTQLGFEWTVLAYELGFSRSETARFHAKSTEKVVQARTMLESWYQKSWDKPNKTKVLQNGLERAGRRDLAERLRCLHWGHQKLSRRVELPSAFPFIITVHKTIHNKDALRRINELNRKCT from the exons ATGCCAAACAAAGCCCAGGAG gatgCTGTAATTAACCTGAAGACTCTGCAAGAGATTTCCACACAGCTTGGTTTTGAGTGGACAGTTTTGGCGTACGAGCTTGGCTTTAGCAGAAGTGAGACAGCACGTTTCCACGCCAAATCCACAGAGAAGGTTGTCCAGGCTAGGACCATGTTAGAAAGCTG GTATCAGAAGTCATGGGATAAGCCCAATAAGACCAAGGTTCTGCAGAACGGGCTGGAGCGAGCAGGCAGACGGGACCTGGCTGAGAGGCTGCGCTGCCTCCACTGGGGCCACCAGAAGCTGAGTCGGAGGGTTGAGCTGCCCTCTGCCTTCCCCTTCATAATCACAGTCCATAAAACCATCCACAACAAAGACGCACTGCGCAGGATCAATGAACTAAACCGTAAATGCACCTAA